In Syntrophorhabdales bacterium, the following proteins share a genomic window:
- a CDS encoding ABC transporter substrate-binding protein — translation MTLKTRIIMILIAPILVVSFQQGFCQDPGPTDTVRKMLDEVISIQTDKNTQGQEYREARRTAIKKVIVGNFNFEDMATQALGAYWGGLSSANRSEFKRLFQDLFLDSYSRLVLDFLKKEKVEYLTQDAQKDEAKVRTRIYRMNEAIPVDYSLLLANGTWLVRDVRIDGVSIVENYRKSFTRLIKQESFDALLKKMRLQQQAVEK, via the coding sequence GTGACTCTTAAAACAAGAATTATCATGATCCTCATCGCACCGATACTCGTGGTCTCTTTCCAACAGGGCTTCTGTCAGGACCCCGGCCCAACCGACACCGTGCGAAAGATGCTGGATGAGGTGATCTCGATCCAGACGGATAAAAACACACAGGGGCAGGAATACAGAGAAGCGCGACGAACAGCGATCAAGAAGGTCATAGTCGGCAATTTCAATTTCGAGGACATGGCGACGCAGGCCCTGGGGGCGTACTGGGGCGGTCTGAGCAGCGCGAACAGATCTGAGTTCAAACGATTATTTCAGGATCTTTTTCTTGATTCCTACTCGCGGTTGGTGCTCGATTTTCTGAAAAAAGAAAAGGTAGAGTATCTTACTCAGGATGCACAGAAGGACGAGGCGAAGGTGAGGACTCGCATATACAGGATGAATGAGGCGATCCCTGTTGACTACTCGTTGCTTCTGGCGAACGGAACGTGGCTCGTTCGTGACGTGAGAATCGACGGGGTCAGCATCGTTGAGAACTATCGGAAGTCGTTCACGAGGCTGATAAAGCAGGAGTCTTTTGACGCTCTTCTGAAAAAGATGCGCCTGCAGCAGCAAGCTGTTGAGAAATAG
- a CDS encoding lysylphosphatidylglycerol synthase domain-containing protein produces MSGWMIVPYKRFHLYALICGCLLITLLIYRIGSGQLWAQLKLLGWALAPLILIEGVADLFHTQAWRHCLSDPHRALPFFRIFCIRMAGYSINYLTPTAGMGGEVAKGVLLASDRTGSESATGIIIDKLSYALAQLLFVVGGTLVTLPGMRMPYGIWVAMLTATTLLGGGMLIFLVMQKYGKLGAFLRWCVIHRLGGRRMEKLATHITGVDDKLRLFYQRRPGDFIFSIVWHIAGMACGIVQCYYFLRVLTDQASLGLAAGLWFLGTWFSLLGFALPIDLGVMEATRVIAFVIFGLESSLGLTYGITLRLEQIFWAGVGLLMYAVLAFEMRKKHISDSGQKGYGMT; encoded by the coding sequence ATGTCCGGGTGGATGATTGTGCCCTATAAGAGATTCCACCTCTACGCCCTTATTTGCGGTTGTCTGCTGATCACGCTTCTGATTTATCGGATCGGGTCCGGCCAGCTGTGGGCCCAGTTGAAGCTTCTGGGATGGGCCCTGGCGCCGCTTATTCTGATTGAAGGCGTTGCGGATCTCTTTCACACACAAGCCTGGCGCCACTGCCTTTCTGACCCGCACCGGGCGCTTCCTTTTTTTCGTATATTCTGTATCCGCATGGCAGGCTATTCCATCAACTATCTTACCCCTACAGCAGGCATGGGGGGAGAAGTGGCGAAGGGAGTTCTCCTTGCGTCGGACCGCACGGGATCGGAAAGCGCAACCGGGATCATCATCGACAAGCTTTCCTATGCTTTGGCTCAACTTCTCTTTGTGGTCGGAGGGACGCTCGTGACACTGCCCGGCATGCGTATGCCTTACGGCATCTGGGTGGCGATGCTTACGGCCACGACGCTGCTGGGCGGGGGCATGCTGATCTTTCTTGTCATGCAGAAGTATGGCAAGCTCGGTGCCTTTTTGCGCTGGTGTGTCATCCATCGGCTGGGTGGTCGCCGTATGGAAAAGCTCGCTACGCACATAACCGGTGTGGACGATAAGCTTCGGCTCTTTTATCAGAGGCGTCCGGGTGATTTTATCTTTTCGATAGTCTGGCATATCGCGGGCATGGCATGCGGTATCGTCCAATGTTACTATTTTCTCCGGGTCCTGACCGACCAAGCTTCGTTGGGCCTGGCTGCTGGTCTCTGGTTTCTGGGAACATGGTTCAGTCTTCTCGGTTTTGCCCTGCCTATTGACCTCGGCGTCATGGAAGCCACCAGGGTTATTGCGTTTGTGATCTTTGGTCTGGAGTCTTCGCTGGGTCTCACGTACGGGATCACTCTCAGGCTCGAACAGATTTTCTGGGCCGGTGTGGGCCTTCTGATGTATGCGGTGCTGGCTTTTGAGATGCGGAAGAAGCACATTTCCGATTCCGGACAAAAGGGATATGGTATGACATGA
- a CDS encoding glycosyltransferase: MGIFAEVVEAALSLIILLGSLYALFSLFCIVEFFRQSKVAQAEPEPAYPPLSVLKPMKGVDPEWRDNVASFVTQDYPEYEVLLGINDARDEGLTLAREMAGSYAPKVRVVIHASNLGSNPKVSNLQGLIAEARHLLLLISDSDIRVGRGYLKQVVREYLATERVGIVTCLSKITRAHTVGAALESLTTTADFIPSVLTARRLEGVTFALGPSILLSKQALEEIGGLAAFADHLAEDYMIGNCLWKRNYRNILSSHLIEYVVGRMSVRAYLVHQLRWARTYRACRPVGFLGYGITQIFPFALLFLALHGASVVSLSAIAVVLALRYGTALMVAGMAGYNRQWFRWLWLLPAKDILSFGIWLWCFLGSHIFWRGHHYKLLKGGLMKKMD; the protein is encoded by the coding sequence ATGGGAATCTTCGCTGAGGTCGTCGAAGCTGCTCTCTCACTCATAATCTTGCTGGGATCTCTTTACGCACTCTTTTCCCTTTTCTGCATCGTGGAGTTTTTTCGGCAGTCGAAGGTTGCGCAGGCAGAACCCGAGCCTGCTTACCCGCCGCTTTCTGTCTTGAAGCCCATGAAGGGTGTCGATCCCGAGTGGCGCGACAACGTCGCGAGTTTTGTCACTCAGGACTATCCGGAATACGAGGTTCTTCTGGGTATTAACGATGCGCGGGATGAAGGGCTGACACTGGCGCGGGAGATGGCCGGATCATACGCACCGAAAGTGCGCGTCGTTATCCATGCGAGCAATCTCGGGAGCAATCCAAAAGTTTCAAATCTCCAGGGCCTTATCGCTGAAGCGCGCCATCTCCTGCTGCTCATAAGCGATAGCGATATACGGGTTGGGCGCGGCTATCTGAAGCAGGTCGTACGTGAATACCTTGCAACGGAAAGGGTGGGCATCGTGACGTGCCTTTCCAAGATCACTCGTGCTCACACTGTGGGGGCAGCTCTTGAGTCCCTCACGACAACGGCTGATTTCATCCCCTCGGTCCTCACCGCGAGGAGGCTCGAGGGCGTGACGTTCGCTCTCGGTCCTTCTATATTGCTCTCGAAGCAGGCCTTGGAGGAGATAGGAGGCTTGGCGGCATTTGCCGACCACCTGGCCGAGGACTATATGATCGGCAACTGCCTGTGGAAAAGGAACTACAGGAACATACTCTCCAGTCATCTGATAGAGTACGTCGTGGGCAGAATGAGTGTCCGTGCGTACCTCGTGCATCAGCTCAGATGGGCAAGAACCTACAGAGCGTGCAGGCCCGTCGGCTTTTTGGGGTATGGTATCACTCAAATTTTTCCGTTCGCTCTTCTTTTCCTTGCCCTGCACGGCGCTTCTGTAGTCTCTCTGTCGGCTATTGCCGTGGTTCTCGCCTTAAGATATGGTACTGCTCTCATGGTTGCCGGGATGGCCGGCTATAACCGTCAGTGGTTCCGATGGCTCTGGCTGCTGCCCGCAAAAGATATTCTCAGTTTCGGCATATGGCTATGGTGCTTCCTGGGTTCGCACATTTTCTGGAGGGGCCATCATTACAAGCTGCTGAAGGGCGGGCTGATGAAAAAAATGGATTGA
- a CDS encoding MMPL family transporter, with product MNLLQHVLKKILESQISHPRLFLAGALVLAGFSITYTIMDLQFWTSQRALISQENRLVQLAEEADQFSDFDTFVVAIQNLNTRRSIEFLRALASRLEADNKNYAEVFWRINPESFKPWALLYLKERDLLSLRDNLQEHETFLRNLALSPGLITFFDQLNNEMAQRMVGELFTGFLDKDTTQRGKPMDLQFLISILRELKARLNGETAFTSPWGSFFTNSGMDDASEKGYFWTEDKGYLLLFVTPGQAAKGFSRWEAPLARLRKTIAEVKVDFPGIDVGVTGPKALGEDEMRAALHDMSLATLLSLGGLAVLLITFWRGIRRPLIEMVALLTALSLTFGFTTLFIGHLNLLSVVFAPMLLGLGIDYGVHWFARFREEQRCNGASKEEALRTAMVRLGPGILLAGFTAAISFFPLVLTGFKGLGELGLICAIGLVMATLATVGLLPALIVLFDKDEGRDWVLCKQQVRPFLRLGRVSAYLLIVVAAITALLSIWAGRKVEFDLNTLRLQSKKAESVIWETRLVESSRRSSMYGVILAHSLDEIERKSQALETLPTVREVQSVLDLLPSDQDQKIGTLRQISPLVTGIGQFSAANHPVDLEQLDQVLGRIRFKMLDTTGSQWGVSKPLQTQMREVRRLIDDVRKSLTGTDGLKLQRELKAFENDLMNDLEEKFDVLRKAAEGRRMRIEDLPKQLRERYVGKNHLYIIRVFPAQNIWEPDHLKTFVRDLRSVDPDAVGDPVTLSVFTQAFRNACVQAAVYSVIFIFVLLIVTFRSLVATLLALTPLVVGTAWTFGLMYLLGIDLNLANSVFLPLILGAGVEYGIIVVQRWRQAGKDFSGGPCPSSTGIGVVLAGLSTTVGFGSLTISEHQGVHSLGLLTFVGSLSVLAAAVLFLPALLQVIPDGVFRKSIAWCGTSPAVDCNAKEEN from the coding sequence ATGAATTTACTACAGCATGTGCTGAAGAAGATCCTGGAGAGTCAGATTTCGCATCCGCGCCTCTTTCTCGCTGGCGCGTTGGTGCTGGCCGGGTTCTCAATCACCTACACAATAATGGACCTTCAGTTCTGGACGAGCCAGAGGGCTCTCATCTCCCAGGAGAATCGCCTCGTCCAATTGGCAGAGGAAGCCGACCAATTCTCAGACTTTGATACGTTTGTCGTTGCAATTCAGAATCTGAATACGCGCCGATCAATCGAATTTCTTCGCGCGCTCGCATCGCGGCTCGAAGCTGATAATAAAAACTATGCTGAGGTCTTCTGGCGCATAAACCCCGAAAGCTTCAAACCCTGGGCGCTTCTCTATCTGAAGGAGAGGGACCTTTTATCGCTGAGGGACAACCTTCAGGAGCATGAAACCTTTCTGCGCAACCTTGCCCTTTCCCCGGGGTTAATTACGTTCTTTGACCAGCTCAATAACGAAATGGCGCAGCGAATGGTCGGAGAGCTTTTCACGGGATTCCTCGACAAGGACACAACGCAACGTGGCAAACCCATGGACCTTCAGTTTCTCATCAGTATACTGCGGGAATTAAAGGCGCGGCTTAACGGAGAGACCGCCTTCACATCACCCTGGGGCTCGTTTTTCACCAACAGCGGTATGGATGATGCCTCGGAAAAAGGTTATTTCTGGACGGAAGATAAAGGATACCTCCTTCTCTTCGTGACCCCCGGACAGGCAGCGAAAGGGTTCTCGAGATGGGAGGCTCCCCTTGCCAGGCTCAGAAAGACGATTGCCGAGGTAAAGGTCGATTTTCCCGGAATAGATGTGGGCGTGACAGGTCCGAAGGCTCTTGGCGAAGACGAAATGAGAGCAGCATTGCACGATATGAGCCTGGCCACGCTCCTCTCTCTTGGCGGTCTGGCAGTGCTTCTCATTACCTTCTGGCGCGGGATCCGCAGGCCGCTTATAGAAATGGTGGCCCTGCTCACGGCTCTCTCGCTCACCTTCGGCTTCACCACACTTTTCATCGGCCATCTGAATCTCCTCTCGGTGGTATTTGCGCCGATGCTCCTCGGCTTGGGCATCGATTACGGGGTTCACTGGTTCGCCCGCTTCAGAGAGGAACAGCGATGCAACGGTGCATCAAAAGAAGAAGCGCTCAGGACGGCCATGGTAAGGCTTGGCCCGGGAATCCTGCTCGCAGGCTTTACCGCGGCCATCTCGTTCTTTCCCCTTGTGCTCACCGGCTTCAAGGGACTGGGAGAACTCGGCCTGATCTGTGCGATTGGCCTGGTCATGGCTACGCTTGCAACAGTCGGCCTGCTGCCTGCGCTTATTGTGTTGTTTGACAAGGATGAAGGCAGAGATTGGGTTCTCTGCAAACAGCAGGTGCGACCATTTTTGAGGCTTGGGCGTGTGAGCGCCTATCTGCTCATCGTTGTGGCCGCAATTACAGCTCTTCTCTCCATCTGGGCGGGCCGAAAGGTAGAGTTCGATCTCAACACACTACGTCTTCAATCGAAGAAGGCCGAGTCAGTAATCTGGGAAACGAGACTCGTTGAGAGTTCGCGCCGCTCAAGCATGTACGGCGTCATTCTCGCCCATTCTCTCGACGAAATCGAAAGAAAAAGCCAGGCCCTTGAAACGCTGCCAACTGTCCGGGAGGTGCAAAGCGTGTTGGACCTGCTCCCTTCAGACCAGGATCAGAAGATAGGCACCTTGCGACAGATAAGCCCTCTGGTAACCGGAATCGGTCAGTTCTCCGCTGCAAACCACCCTGTGGATCTGGAGCAGCTAGACCAGGTGCTCGGGAGGATCCGATTCAAAATGCTTGATACGACTGGCTCGCAATGGGGCGTGAGCAAGCCGCTGCAGACGCAGATGCGAGAGGTGAGGAGGCTTATCGACGATGTCAGAAAGTCGCTGACCGGCACGGACGGTCTGAAATTGCAGCGTGAACTCAAAGCCTTTGAGAACGACCTGATGAATGACCTGGAAGAAAAGTTCGATGTTCTCCGCAAGGCCGCAGAAGGGAGGCGCATGCGTATAGAAGACTTGCCGAAACAGCTTCGGGAACGGTATGTCGGCAAGAACCATCTGTACATCATCCGGGTCTTTCCTGCTCAGAATATCTGGGAGCCGGATCATCTCAAAACCTTTGTTCGTGACCTCAGGTCCGTGGATCCTGATGCCGTGGGCGATCCGGTCACCCTCAGCGTTTTCACGCAGGCGTTTCGCAATGCCTGTGTACAGGCGGCAGTTTACTCGGTCATCTTCATCTTCGTTCTTCTGATAGTGACCTTCAGGAGCCTGGTCGCTACGTTGCTTGCCCTTACCCCCCTTGTCGTGGGGACTGCATGGACGTTTGGCCTGATGTATCTCCTTGGGATAGACCTCAATCTGGCTAATAGTGTCTTCCTGCCGCTCATTTTGGGCGCAGGTGTCGAGTATGGCATCATCGTTGTTCAGCGCTGGAGGCAGGCAGGCAAAGACTTTTCCGGAGGACCATGCCCGTCGAGCACCGGAATAGGAGTAGTCCTCGCCGGCCTTTCAACGACGGTTGGCTTTGGCAGCCTTACTATCTCCGAACATCAAGGCGTGCACAGCCTGGGCCTGCTTACCTTCGTCGGCAGCCTGAGCGTGCTTGCCGCGGCAGTCCTTTTTCTGCCTGCTCTGCTACAGGTCATCCCCGATGGTGTGTTCCGAAAGAGTATTGCGTGGTGTGGTACTAGTCCTGCGGTTGATTGCAATGCCAAGGAGGAGAACTAG
- a CDS encoding CDP-alcohol phosphatidyltransferase family protein, whose translation MTGTALILAPNDGGLQQVFGLPVVRRLVLLMRGAGIETVQIVSRNESILATPSGLISPDVRHVVRDAEELDDVVSKIIVGRHERVLVARADLVVDRRSLSLLVQAAERSADEECIYVLRSDEGSHLEGIYAAGNDALASVAHAIWSSETSDSAILEKAEWLAAAPGLPCIAGGEHTSVRRAEERLIAALPLATADRDGFMARHLDRHFSRRISRKLARTGVTPNQITLFNVAIGFAGAFFLARGSYWSQLGGSLLFLLCVVLDGVDGEVARLKLKESVFGHYLDVITDNLVHVAIFVGIAVGLCYQTGNRGYLYALGFLLGGFGLCACVVRRTLNRCPDRARSGTTSKLIGLLANRDFAYLVVAFAIVGHLNWFLLAAAAGTYVFAATLWVLDKSSAAQPVSPCP comes from the coding sequence GTGACAGGAACCGCACTCATACTTGCGCCAAACGATGGAGGGCTGCAGCAGGTCTTCGGCCTGCCCGTGGTCCGGAGGCTTGTGCTGCTTATGCGGGGGGCCGGGATCGAAACAGTGCAGATCGTGAGCCGCAACGAATCAATACTCGCCACCCCTTCGGGCTTGATCTCGCCGGATGTGCGTCATGTTGTACGTGACGCGGAGGAGTTAGACGACGTTGTCAGCAAGATAATCGTCGGCCGGCATGAGAGGGTGCTGGTGGCGAGGGCTGACCTCGTCGTGGATAGAAGATCGCTCTCTCTGCTTGTCCAGGCCGCAGAAAGGAGTGCGGATGAGGAGTGCATCTACGTTTTGAGGTCCGATGAAGGGTCCCATCTGGAAGGGATCTACGCGGCAGGCAACGATGCGCTTGCTTCCGTTGCACACGCCATCTGGTCGTCCGAGACATCTGATTCAGCAATCCTAGAAAAAGCGGAGTGGTTAGCTGCAGCGCCTGGTCTGCCTTGCATCGCGGGCGGGGAGCACACCTCAGTGAGGAGAGCAGAGGAGCGATTGATTGCCGCTCTTCCGCTGGCAACAGCAGACAGGGACGGTTTCATGGCCCGCCACCTGGATCGCCACTTTTCCCGCCGCATCAGTCGCAAACTCGCCCGCACAGGGGTGACACCCAATCAGATCACCCTTTTCAACGTTGCAATCGGTTTTGCAGGCGCGTTCTTTCTTGCAAGAGGCAGCTACTGGTCGCAACTCGGCGGCTCGCTCCTCTTCCTGCTTTGCGTGGTACTCGACGGCGTGGACGGCGAAGTGGCCCGGTTAAAACTGAAGGAGTCTGTTTTTGGTCACTATTTAGATGTCATTACCGACAACCTGGTTCACGTTGCTATCTTTGTTGGCATAGCCGTCGGGCTCTGCTACCAGACCGGGAATAGGGGCTATCTTTATGCACTCGGATTCCTTCTTGGCGGCTTTGGCCTCTGTGCGTGTGTTGTCCGCAGGACCTTAAACCGTTGTCCCGACAGGGCACGGTCGGGAACGACGAGCAAACTTATCGGTCTCCTGGCAAATCGTGATTTTGCCTACCTTGTTGTCGCATTCGCTATAGTCGGCCATCTAAACTGGTTCTTGCTGGCCGCCGCAGCCGGGACCTATGTCTTTGCCGCAACCCTGTGGGTTCTTGATAAGAGCAGTGCCGCCCAACCAGTGTCGCCTTGCCCTTGA
- a CDS encoding TolC family protein → MDRSTQTHYKEGRKGLRIAAICGLTLVCLLSTLWKPLPSVAQEGDKLVLSVEQAIRMALAKSPELAGIRSEIGGARSELEQVDAAYYPQLESITLVGPVKDANRPVVVNGRITDPSPEMSIGVYGSTDFAMTQPLYTFGKLSNRRDAAVKGLAARELKQTQKENEIALRVKELYYALVLARAGVEAATEALTYFDEARARMKRLLDAGSPNVLESDLYRIDAYAANTLRSRAEAEKGSGIAYFALKSLMHLPSDAAFEPAEKMLSLQEGRLGELDAYIGKALADRPELKQLEQAVAAQRSMVEAARSDRYPSFFAALAGSVAGAPGRETFHNAYFPDQYNHAYVGVVGGLKWHFDFGIAKAKIEKEKAEYERLLHAKGTGRLNIPIEVVKYYEEVREWKVAGEAYGNAATASRKWIVAALTNFDMGIGTADDMLRGMEKYGENRGKYIQAVFGYNMSLAMLEYATGVRSW, encoded by the coding sequence ATGGACAGATCCACTCAAACCCATTACAAAGAGGGACGGAAAGGTCTCAGGATCGCAGCCATTTGCGGATTAACTCTGGTCTGCCTGCTGTCAACCCTGTGGAAACCGTTGCCAAGCGTGGCGCAAGAAGGAGATAAACTGGTCCTGAGCGTCGAGCAGGCGATCCGGATGGCTCTCGCCAAGAGCCCCGAACTGGCGGGGATCAGGAGCGAAATAGGAGGAGCGCGGAGCGAACTGGAGCAGGTGGATGCTGCCTATTACCCCCAGCTGGAAAGCATTACGCTGGTTGGGCCTGTCAAGGATGCCAACCGGCCGGTAGTGGTGAATGGGAGGATCACAGACCCTTCGCCTGAAATGAGTATCGGTGTTTACGGCAGCACAGATTTTGCCATGACCCAGCCCCTCTATACATTCGGAAAGCTCTCCAATAGAAGAGATGCGGCGGTCAAGGGGCTTGCAGCTCGGGAGTTGAAGCAAACACAAAAAGAGAATGAGATAGCACTGAGGGTGAAGGAACTCTATTATGCGCTTGTTCTGGCACGGGCGGGGGTCGAGGCGGCAACCGAGGCCCTTACCTATTTTGACGAGGCGCGGGCGCGCATGAAGCGGCTTCTGGACGCGGGCTCACCGAACGTGCTCGAAAGCGATCTCTACAGGATCGATGCGTACGCGGCCAACACGCTGCGCTCACGGGCCGAAGCCGAGAAAGGCTCTGGCATTGCTTACTTTGCGCTGAAATCGCTCATGCATCTGCCCTCCGATGCCGCATTCGAGCCCGCGGAGAAGATGCTCTCCCTTCAGGAAGGCCGGCTGGGGGAGCTTGATGCTTACATTGGAAAAGCGCTGGCTGACCGGCCTGAACTGAAGCAGCTCGAACAGGCCGTAGCCGCGCAGCGATCTATGGTTGAAGCGGCCCGGAGTGACCGCTACCCTTCTTTCTTTGCTGCGCTGGCCGGCTCTGTCGCGGGGGCTCCCGGCCGCGAGACGTTTCATAACGCTTATTTTCCTGATCAATACAACCATGCTTATGTAGGAGTCGTGGGCGGGCTGAAATGGCACTTTGATTTCGGGATAGCCAAGGCAAAGATCGAAAAGGAGAAAGCGGAATATGAGAGGCTGCTTCACGCAAAAGGAACGGGAAGACTCAATATTCCCATAGAAGTCGTCAAATATTACGAAGAAGTGAGAGAATGGAAGGTGGCCGGCGAAGCTTACGGAAACGCGGCGACTGCTTCAAGAAAATGGATTGTGGCTGCTCTCACCAATTTCGACATGGGTATAGGCACCGCCGACGATATGCTGCGGGGCATGGAAAAGTACGGTGAAAACCGGGGCAAATATATCCAGGCTGTCTTTGGCTACAACATGTCTCTGGCGATGCTCGAATACGCCACAGGAGTGAGAAGTTGGTAA
- the hpnJ gene encoding hopanoid biosynthesis associated radical SAM protein HpnJ: MRTLLLNPPSCRGFDGGAGSRYQARREVKSFWYPTWLAYAAGLTEGSRLLDASAEDMDAAQVVREARGYELIIIHTSTPTFTTDAGIAEKLKSHYPGIVVGFVGPHVTALPEVALQTSRAIDFVALGEFDYTVAEIAEGRPLSEVRGVAFRANGTVRRTTSRPAIEDLDALPFVTSVYARDLNPEHYFIGYLQHPYVSLYAGRGCRSRCTFCLWPQTISGHTYRVRSPENVCEEVALAKQLLPNVREFFFDDDTFTDNPHLDEIAQRLGRLNITWSCNARAAVSRETLALLRENGLRLLVVGFESGNQKILNGIRKGIRVEQEWEFVKAAKELGILIHGTFILGLPGETAGTIEETIRFAKEIDPYSVQVSLAAPYPGTELYEQAKRSGWLAQDETCLVREGIQNAVLTYEGLDAEAIYGAVERFYRSFYLRPGPVLRILREMLHDRRVFARRMREGKEFFSFMARRKEVVKC; the protein is encoded by the coding sequence GTGCGGACGCTATTGCTGAATCCTCCCTCATGCAGGGGTTTTGACGGCGGCGCTGGTTCACGTTATCAGGCTCGCCGTGAGGTCAAGTCCTTCTGGTATCCCACGTGGCTGGCCTATGCTGCCGGGCTCACAGAGGGAAGCCGGCTTCTCGATGCCTCTGCCGAGGACATGGATGCAGCCCAGGTCGTGCGTGAGGCTCGCGGCTACGAGCTCATCATAATCCACACGAGCACCCCGACTTTTACAACTGACGCAGGGATCGCGGAAAAGCTTAAGAGTCACTATCCCGGTATTGTTGTTGGGTTTGTCGGACCGCACGTCACTGCCCTCCCCGAGGTTGCTCTCCAGACTTCAAGAGCCATCGATTTCGTCGCACTTGGCGAATTCGATTATACCGTGGCTGAGATTGCCGAGGGGCGTCCCCTCAGCGAAGTCCGTGGTGTAGCCTTTCGCGCAAACGGGACGGTCCGCCGGACGACTTCGAGGCCGGCCATTGAGGACCTTGATGCACTTCCCTTTGTGACCAGTGTTTACGCACGGGACCTTAACCCCGAGCATTACTTTATAGGCTATTTGCAGCATCCGTATGTCTCGCTGTATGCTGGCCGGGGCTGTCGGTCGCGATGTACGTTCTGCCTGTGGCCTCAGACAATATCTGGCCACACCTACCGTGTGAGAAGCCCTGAGAACGTGTGCGAAGAAGTGGCACTGGCGAAGCAGCTCCTGCCGAACGTCAGAGAGTTTTTTTTCGATGATGACACTTTTACCGACAATCCTCATCTTGATGAAATTGCGCAAAGACTGGGTCGTCTCAATATCACGTGGTCCTGTAATGCCCGCGCTGCTGTTTCCAGGGAAACCCTTGCGTTACTCAGGGAAAATGGCTTACGCCTTCTTGTGGTGGGCTTTGAGTCCGGCAATCAAAAAATCCTAAATGGTATCAGGAAGGGAATCCGTGTTGAGCAGGAATGGGAATTCGTAAAGGCGGCAAAAGAACTCGGCATCCTTATACACGGAACCTTCATCCTGGGATTGCCGGGCGAGACAGCCGGGACAATCGAAGAGACTATCAGGTTTGCGAAAGAGATAGATCCGTACAGTGTTCAAGTTTCTTTGGCAGCTCCTTACCCCGGCACCGAGCTTTACGAGCAGGCCAAGCGAAGCGGCTGGCTCGCGCAGGACGAAACGTGTCTCGTGCGGGAAGGCATCCAGAATGCGGTCCTTACTTATGAAGGCCTTGATGCGGAGGCGATCTACGGTGCGGTGGAGCGCTTCTATCGCTCCTTCTACCTGCGCCCTGGTCCCGTATTGCGCATTTTGCGGGAGATGCTGCACGACAGGAGAGTCTTTGCCAGGAGAATGAGAGAAGGCAAGGAATTTTTTTCATTTATGGCCAGGCGAAAAGAGGTTGTCAAATGCTGA